The DNA window ACTGACATGGGCACGTCGTTCATGTCTCACACACTGAAGGAATTGGGGGGGTGCTCGACCTGATTAAGGAAAACTGGGAGGAAGGGTCGAGCCCCGCGAAGAATGAGATTCAATACGTGCtggacctgagagcaaaactGCACAGGTTGGGGAGGTTGTCACGGGAAAATCTGCTCCAGgcccagcagcatcagcaaAGCCTGTACAACAGAGGGACTAGGCTCAGGCAATTTTCACCAGGAGACAAAGTGCTTGTATTGCTCCCTTCCTCCAGCTCCAAATTACTTGCCAAGTGGCGAGGGTCCTTTGTGGTCACACGGCGAGTGGGGGATGTTGACTATGAGGTAGCACGGTTGGACAGGGGAGGAGCTACACAGATTTACCACCTCAACCTCCTTAAAGCATGGAAAGAGGCTGAAACCGCTGCTCTTCCCACCTCCCTCCATTGTGATGACCATCTCATACAGGCCCAGAGAGCGGATGTTGCTGCACTGCAACAGTGCATTGCTGATGTGTTCTCCCCCCTACCCGGCCGTACTTCTCTCATAGAGCAGCTTGGCGTGACGGTGCATTCACGTAAtgccttttgtgcataattttatattgttgttaataataaattaattaaagcaacaaaacaacctcaagagccggttcggagccgaaagagccggctctttttagtgagccgagctgaaagagccggttctctaaaaagagccggaaatcccatcactagtacCCAATGCCCCGGGTCGACGAGCTCCTGGAAAGGTTAGGCACTGCTCGTTGTTTAACGACGCTGGATTTGGCCAAGGGCTactggcagattcccttgtctgTGGAGTCTAAGGAAAAACAGCCTTCTCCACACCGTACAGGTTGTACCAATTTGTCACACTTCGGTTGGCTTTTTCGGAGCCCCCGCCGCCTTTCAGCACCTTATGGAGtgggtgctgtggctgcacgCTGCATATGCTGCCGCCTACCTGGATGGTGTTATCATCTACAGCAACACCTGGGCGGAGCATGTGCAGCGGGTGTCCTTTTATTCTGCAGACAGATGCCTCGAACAGAGGGCTGGGGGCCATTTTGTCCCAGCAGGTAAGGGGAGTCGACCGTCCCACTCTCTACATCAGCCAGAAGCTCACGGACTGGGAGACCCGCTACAGCACAGTGGAGGAGTGCCTGGCAATCTGGTGGGTGGTCGACTCCCTTCGTTACTACCTCCTGGGACGGCCATTCACCCTCTGCTCAGGCCATGCCCTGCGGCAGTGGCTCCACCGCATGAAGCaggtctctggcctgctgcataGGAGGGGTGACGCAGTGTGCTCGCGGGGCAGGGCAAGGAACAGGTGTGCCTGGCCAGGTAATTGACTTTGGGTTCTGTTTTATGTTGTTGACAGTGACGAGCAAGGAGGGAAGTGAGCAGCAAGCCACCAAGGAGTGTCTGCTTCCTGTGCCTCGGTAGCTGAAACAACAATGTGTGTGGCTAATAAAAGGGCTGCTGCTCAGCTGCAACCttgtggctgtgtgtgttttcagggtCGTAGTTGACAAAGACTTTTGCTTAAACATGGTTATGGCTTTTATACTAATGTAATTAAtttctaattttatttattttaatttttaaaaacataaaaaaacaaaaaaaggtctCACCTTTGGACCGTCTGCAGCAAAACAACAGTGGAAGGAAAATAAACATGAATCCAAGAATTAGTCTAAAGATCATCAGAAGAGGAAATGAAGAGCTCTCAGGTGTGGACACAGCTACTGTAAAGGAGAATGTCtaatttttaataaattatttaactTAATAAAATAAGATGAACGAAGTTTACAAAGTACttcaataaagaaataaaactgatgCTAAACATTACTGATGAAACAATGTACATGTACCTCGTATTTGCAGTACATGAGGTACGTGAATATAAATAATTCATCTGTTataaatcacagaaaaaaataaaagattttttgATCCTGCTCACCTTTAACTGACATCCAGCTCTGTGCTGACTCTCTTCCTGAGTACTGACACTTGTAGAAACCTTCATCAGACTTTGACACTGCAGAGATCTTCAGCTCCCCTCGGGGATCATTTTGAATAAGTTTGTCATTgtaatagaaaaacacattggaaAGTATTTTTTGTGTTCTCAAACTGCAGGTCAGACTAACAGAAGCTCCCTCAGTCACAGGATGAACAGGACTCACCAGGATAGGACCATTACCATCATCTgtgacacaatcacacacaattGTTTCAGTCACATCAGCTGGTGAACACTTTTAGAAAAAGCTGACAAACAATAATAAGAACAGATTGTACAAATGCTCATCATGAAGATCTGATCTTGTGTATTTAAAAACCGCTATTTCTCCAGATAAATTACACACATACAGCAAAGCTGGGACAAATGTTCATGTGACATCTAAATCATTCAAATCCAAGAAGTAAATGTATAATAACATACTCTGTACAGTGATGTTGACTGCACTGCTGAACTCTCCTGATCCAGACTCACACCAGTACACTGCAGTATCTGACTTTGATGTGTTGATGTCACATGTGGATCCAGTCATTCTCCTACAGTCAGAGTACAGTCGGCCGTCCTCAGAGAACTTCCTCACTCTCCACTCAGGGAAGTTTCCCTCACAGGTCAGTGAGACAGAGTCAGAGGTGAAGTGTTGCACTCTGTCAGGACTCACTGTGAGAGACGCTGCTGAATGAACATCTGGAAACAACATGCAGGGAAGAGACAAAGCTCACAGATGTTAGGATTCAAAATATCAAAttaatattagaaaaaaaaatgatgagcTGAATCTTGGTGGTTTACAGTGATGGGACAACTTATTAGACAGAATCACACTGACCTGCAGACCAGACAAACTTTGGTTgactgtgatcagtgtgatactctgggtctcctcttccagctctgcacacatatcctgctgtgtgtgtctgtccatgAATGATGTAGGAGTCCTGTGCAGTCCCACTGCCATCAGGTAGCAGCTCATAACTGGAGGATTTCTCTGATAGATCAGGAACAGCTTTATACCAGTAGAAGCTCCATCCTGCAGATGGATGTTCAACCTCACAGTTCAGAGTTACTGAGGCTCCAGGACTCAGCCATGATGGAGACACAGTGAGGACAGGACGGGGTTCATCTGTTCAACAAAGATTTTCTCTCAATCTTTCGTCTCTTAACTCTGAATTCAATGTCACTAAAATGTTGACTCACAATATTTATGATGAACTTTAAGAGTGAGACTATCTAAACATGTCAAATATCTCAACATGtactaataaaaacacatttttacaaactgtTGTGATTTTTGGTTTGTTAACTTTGAACTCACCAGTTTTCCCAATCCTGACTGACTggctgtcctctgtgtagtaaactgggtttcctcttcctcctctgcacctgtAGAGTCCTTCCTGTGAGACACGGATTTGTCCATTTGAGTGGAAAACTGCATCTTGTGTGGTCAGGGCTTCAGAGGATTTCTCATCTCTGTACCAGTAGTATTTCcatccagatgatgatgatgggttcACAGAGCAGGTCAGGGTCACACTTCCCCCTACTGGAACAGCTGTGTTATCAGCTCTCAGTTTGGCCTTTGGTTTATCTGCagttcagtttagaaaaagaacaaaagtcaaTGACTGAATCAAACCAGTTGAAATAACTTGGTGGAAATATGtcaataataaatatcacataacTTTAATGGTGAAGCTGCAACAAACTGTACAactatcacacaaacacaacactaatctttcatatttaatttgctgcatttctaagttaaaaacacacatgaggAACAATCAGTGGATTTAATGTTTCTTAGTGGatgtggtggagcagctgagacagatccagcaTTTGTTCTGCATTTCATCTTTCATGTATTAGAGCTGCACAGCAGAGAAGTTACTCTCATATGTTTTGTTCTcttcactgtgaataaaaagctgctgttcaggtttttgttgttggaataaaaactaaacattttactGACCAACAT is part of the Maylandia zebra isolate NMK-2024a linkage group LG3, Mzebra_GT3a, whole genome shotgun sequence genome and encodes:
- the LOC143412406 gene encoding uncharacterized protein LOC143412406 — encoded protein: MTGSTCDINTSKSDTAVYWCESGSGEFSSAVNITVQNDGNGPILVSPVHPVTEGASVSLTCSLRTQKILSNVFFYYNDKLIQNDPRGELKISAVSKSDEGFYKCQYSGRESAQSWMSVKVAVSTPESSSFPLLMIFRLILGFMFIFLPLLFCCRRSKGDLCVYETVRRCENTENGPAEGDFTNVTSVIQLKVIRKTRKSSPAADAAVYSEVTSGSSLSQ